The proteins below are encoded in one region of Takifugu rubripes chromosome 1, fTakRub1.2, whole genome shotgun sequence:
- the ndr2 gene encoding nodal-related 2, with the protein MRSLELLALALNASALLLLAHGSQRSNDGVYTGPVLRPSAPERPTAYHLPTYMMHLYRNFRSNFSRPLDTLERRAAQHADTVQSVMAKSLTHRQGRWIATFDLHALLADKQIQAAELRIRLPHSAANITVEVLHQNSHMCPAHRGCQEQQLVGLLAESSLVTSSHSWKVFNVTAPLLSWLRRRTAAAAAIQLKRLPGRMKEAKTKRGLLLDTSVYMMGAREQDVSERALLVIFSHTGSDEKSKAKATLLHTAEQSKFLSAAEVRQARWPRRRRSKRGHREQTVRSLMTPKKRGDKTLCRRVDLRVDFNKIGWGSWIIFPKKYNAYRCEGSCPGPLGEDLKPTNHAYMQSLLKHYHPERVTSPCCAPTKMSPLSMLYYENGEMLLRHHEDMIVDECGCQ; encoded by the exons ATGCGCTCATTGGAACTGCTGGCGTTGGCCCTGAACGcatctgctctcctgctgctggctcatGGGAGTCAGAGGAGCAACGATGGAGTTTACACCGGTCCTGTGCTGCGTCCTTCTGCGCCGGAGCGACCCACCGCGTATCACCTGCCGACCTACATGATGCACCTCTACAGGAACTTCCGATCGAACTTTTCCAGGCCTTTGGATACTTTGGAGCGGAGAGCCGCGCAACACGCGGACACCGTGCAGAGCGTGATGGCTAAAA GTTTGACACACAGACAGGGACGCTGGAttgcgacctttgacctccacgCTCTGCTAGCTGACAAGCAGATCCAGGCAGCAGAGCTGAGAATCCGGCTTCCCCACAGCGCCGCCAACATCACCGTTGAGGTCCTCCACCAGAACAGCCACATGTGTCCCGCGCACAGGGGCTGCCAAGAACAGCAGCTGGTGGGGCTGCTCGCCGAATCGTCTTTGGTCACCTCATCGCACAGCTGGAAGGTCTTCAACGTGACGGCGCCGCTGCTGAGCTGGCTCAGGCGCAggacggcagcggcggcggcgataCAACTCAAGAGGCTGCCAGGGAGGATGAAAGAGGCAAAGACAAAGAGGGGGCTGTTGCTCGACACGTCTGTCTACATGATGGGGGCACGAGAGCAGGACGTGAGCGAGCGGGCCTTGCTGGTCATCTTCTCACACACCGGCTCTGACGAGAAGTCAAAGGCGAAGGCGACTCTGCTCCACACAGCCGAACAATCCAAGTTTTTGTCCGCCGCTGAAGTCCGACAGGCCCGCTGGCCCAGGAGGCGCAGGAGCAAACGCGGGCACAGGGAACAGACGGTGAGAAGCTTGATGACGCCCAAAAAACGAGGCGATAAAACCCTGTGCCGCCGAGTCGACCTGCGCGTGGACTTCAACAAAATCGGCTGGGGGTCGTGGATCATCTTTCCGAAGAAATATAACGCCTACCGTTGTGAAGGCTCCTGCCCCGGTCCCCTGGGAGAAGATTTAAAGCCGACAAATCATGCTTACATGCAG AGTTTGTTGAAGCATTACCACCCTGAAAGAGTAACATCTCCCTGCTGCGCCCCGACCAAAATGAGCCCATTAAGCATGCTGTACTACGAGAACGGAGAAATGCTGCTGCGGCACCACGAAGACATGATTGTGGATGAATGCGGCTGCCAGTAA
- the lrrc20 gene encoding leucine-rich repeat-containing protein 20 — protein MAEAVAKVARRINATVEEGKDYLDLSNCKLISFPDGVFKVLRSVSEDIRVITLADNEMKVISSKFFSTFTNLRELDLQGNVLTKLPDVVADMEHLTSISLANNTFSIFPDKLTEIATLERINLEGNRITEIPVDKLSEMPALKWLNVRSNPLDSNTLSALQSPHKFDILTTQS, from the exons ATGGCTGAAGCAGTTGCAAAAGTGGCCCGGAGGATTAATGCGACTGTAGAGGAAGGGAAAGATTATTTAG ATTTGTCAAACTGCAAGCTCATTTCTTTCCCAGATGGTGTTTTCAAGGTCCTGAGGAGTGTCTCCGAAGACATTCGTGTTATCACTCTGGCTGACAATGAGATGAAGGTTATTTCCAGCAAGTTTTTTTCAACCTTCACTAATCTGAGAG agctggacctgcagggtAACGTGCTCACCAAACTCCCAGACGTCGTGGCAGATATGGAGCATTTGACCTCAATCAGTCTGGCCAATAACACTTTCTCCATTTTCCCTGATAAGCTTACTGAAATAGCCACACTCGAGAGGATTAACCTGGAAGGAAACCGCATCACTG AAATACCTGTGGATAAATTGTCCGAGATGCCAGCGCTCAAGTGGCTGAATGTCAGATCAAATCCTTTGGACTCAAATACTCTGTCTGCTCTCCAGTCCCCTCATAAATTTGATATATTGACCACACAGTCATAA
- the ppa1a gene encoding inorganic pyrophosphatase 2, mitochondrial produces MSFTTEERGRPNTAEYRVFFKDSAGKHISPFHDIPIYASEEENIFHAVVEVPRWTNAKIEIATKEPLNPLKQDIKKGNLRYVANVFPHKGYIWNYGAIPQTWEDPSHQDSDTGCCGDNDPIDICDIGNKVCSRGEVIKVKVLGTLALIDEGETDWKVIVINTDDPDAAEYNDIDDVRRNKPGYLEATVDWFRRYKVPDGKPENQFAFNGDFKDRDFAIKTVKDTHEFWKALVSKKTDAGELNCTNTSITDSPFCCSAADAKAAVQSTSALGAEDPAPSSVDNWFYYEK; encoded by the exons ATGAGCTTCACCACCGAGGAGAGGGGAAGGCCCAACACCGCAGAGTACAGGGTCTTTTTCA AAGACTCTGCGGGCAAACACATCTCACCTTTTCACGACATTCCCATCTATGCCAGCGAAGAGGAG AATATCTTTCATGCTGTCGTGGAGGTTCCGAGGTGGACAAATGCAAAGATCGAA ATAGCTACCAAAGAGCCTCTTAATCCGCTGAAGCAAGACATAAAGAAGGGAAATCTTCGATACGTGGCAAATGTGTTTCCACACAAAGGCTACATCTGGAACTATGGAGCCATTCCACAG ACGTGGGAAGACCCCAGCCACCAGGACAGCGACACCGGATGCTGCGGGGACAATGATCCAATTGACATATGTGACATAGGAAATAAG GTGTGCTCTCGAGGGGAAGTAATCAAAGTGAAGGTGCTGGGAACACTGGCTCTGATTGATGAGGGAGAAACGGACTGGAAGGTCATTGTGATCAATACAGACGACCCAGATGCTGCCGAGTATAACG ATATTGACGACGTGCGGCGGAATAAACCCGGGTACCTGGAGGCGACTGTTGATTGGTTCAGACGATACAAAGTCCCAGACGGGAAACCTGAAAACCAGTTTGCTTTCAACGGAGATTTCAAAGACAGG GACTTTGCCATTAAAACGGTCAAGGACACCCATGAGTTTTGGAAGGCGCTGGTCTCCAAGAAAACAGATGCTGGCGAGTTGAACTG caccaacaccagcatcACAGACAGTccgttctgctgctccgctgcagACGCCAAGGCTGCGGTCCAGTCG ACGAGCGCTTTAGGAGCTGAAGACCCAGCTCCAAGCTCAG TTGATAATTGGTTCTACTACGAGAAGTAA